In Cicer arietinum cultivar CDC Frontier isolate Library 1 chromosome 7, Cicar.CDCFrontier_v2.0, whole genome shotgun sequence, a single window of DNA contains:
- the LOC101499633 gene encoding G-type lectin S-receptor-like serine/threonine-protein kinase At4g27290 isoform X1: MIDRNIIIELIILLFLSSHSRTCIARDTLSLNQSIVDGQTLVSSNGTFELGFFTPGNSKARYLGMWYKNLTPLTIVWVANRETPLSKNSGVLKLNENGVLVILNDTNNSIWSSNTTTKEAKNSITAQLLDTGNLVLKNGEENILWQSFDYPCDTLLPGMKLGWNLVTGLNRFESSWKSEDNPAKGDYSVSIDIRGYPQIVLKEGSVIRLRIGSWNGLGFTGYPTQPLKQTQKFEFVQTDKEVYHRYEVVDSSVVSIYKLSPSGKLRALAWTSETSDRIVIETGMEDSCDSYAMCGANSVCSMNGNVPKCECLKGYVPKFPDQWNISYWSNGCVSKNKSNCDNSYKDGFLKYNDIKLPDTSSSWYNKSMSLVECQRGCMKNCSCKAYANVDIRNGGSGCLLWFDDLVDMRMFSQWGQDLYIRVPSSDLDDVSVSGKGNKKKHIIQITFGVTISGFLTCACIIILIKRVEPRIYNLGQLFQLRQKYFKLKKEDSDLPIFDFPMIVKATSNFCSRNKLGEGGFGPVYKGTLIDGKEVAIKRNSKMSDQGLQEFKNEVLLIAKLQHRNLVKLLGCCIHKEENLLIYEYMPNRSLDYFIFDESRSKLLTWSHRSCIIDGIARGLLYLHQDSRLRIIHRDLKSSNILLDGQMNPKISDFGLARTFGGDQVEAKTRKLVGTYGYMPPEYVVHGRYSMKSDVFSFGVIVLEIISGNKITGFYDPEHSLNLVGHAWRLWIEHIPLELVDAQLLQTIRSSEILRYIHVGLLCVQEKPEDRPDMSSAILMLNGEKILSQPKSPGFYTGKDLPEAISPSSNQMSVTIFEAR, from the exons atgattgatAGAAATATCATCATAGAGTTAATAATTCTGTTGTTTTTATCTTCCCACAGTAGAACATGTATTGCACGAGATACTTTATCTTTGAATCAGTCTATTGTTGATGGCCAGACTTTGGTTTCGTCAAATGGAACCTTTGAACTAGGTTTCTTCACCCCTGGAAATTCAAAAGCTCGTTATTTAGgtatgtggtacaaaaatttaACCCCTTTAACAATCGTATGGGTAGCTAATAGAGAAACACCCCTCTCCAAAAATTCAGGAGTTTTAAAACTTAATGAAAATGGTGTTCTTGTGATtctcaatgacacaaacaacaGCATTTGGTCCTCTAACACAACAACCAAAGAAGCCAAAAATTCAATAACTGCACAGCTATTGGACACTGGAAATCTTGTGTTGAAAAATGGGGAGGAGAATATTTTGTGGCAGAGTTTTGATTATCCTTGTGATACATTATTACCAGGAATGAAACTTGGATGGAACTTAGTAACCGGACTGAACCGATTCGAATCGTCTTGGAAAAGTGAAGACAATCCAGCAAAGGGTGATTATTCTGTTAGTATTGATATCAGAGGGTATCCTCAAATAGTTTTGAAAGAGGGATCTGTGATAAGATTGCGAATAGGATCATGGAATGGACTCGGTTTTACTGGATATCCCACACAACCATTGAAACAAACGCAAAAGTTTGAATTTGTTCAAACTGATAAAGAAGTGTATCATCGGTATGAAGTTGTTGATAGCTCTGTTGTGTCGATATATAAACTCTCTCCTTCGGGGAAGTTGCGCGCTTTAGCTTGGACAAGTGAAACAAGCGATAGGATAGTAATTGAAACTGGCATGGAAGATTCGTGTGATAGTTATGCTATGTGTGGTGCTAATTCTGTTTGCAGTATGAATGGAAATGTTCCTAAATGTGAATGTTTGAAAGGTTATGTTCCTAAGTTTCCTGATCAATGGAATATATCATATTGGTCTAACGGTTGTGTTTCAAAGAATAAATCTAATTGTGACAATAGTTACAAAGATGGATTCTTGAAGTACAATGACATTAAATTGCCTGATACTTCTTCGTCGTGGTATAATAAGAGTATGAGTCTTGTGGAATGTCAAAGAGGGTGTATGAAAAATTGTTCGTGTAAGGCTTATGCAAATGTGGATATCCGAAATGGTGGAAGTGGTTGTTTGCTTTGGTTTGATGATCTGGTTGACATGAGAATGTTCTCTCAATGGGGACAAGATCTTTATATCAGAGTCCCTTCTTCAGATCTAG ATGATGTTAGTGTTAGTGGCAAAGGAAACAAGAAGAAGCACATAATACAAATCACTTTTGGCGTGACAATTTCTGGATTCCTCACATGTGCCTGCATAATCATACTTATAAAGCGAG TGGAAccaagaatatataatcttGGACAATTATTTCAACTGAggcaaaaatattttaaattgaagaaagaaGACTCGGATCTGCCAATATTTGATTTTCCAATGATTGTTAAAGCAACTAGTAATTTTTGTAGCAGAAATAAACTTGGAGAAGGTGGATTTGGACCAGTATATAAG GGTACACTGATAGATGGGAAAGAGGTAGCCATAAAACGGAACTCAAAGATGTCTGATCAAGGGTTGCAGGAATTTAAAAACGAAGTTTTGTTGATTGCAAAACTTCAGCACCGTAATCTCGTGAAGCTTCTTGGTTGTTGTATTCATAAAGAGGAAAATTTGTTGATCTATGAATACATGCCGAATAGGAGCTTAGACTACTTCATCTTTG ATGAATCTAGAAGCAAACTCTTGACCTGGTCGCATCGTTCGTGTATCATTGACGGCATTGCTAGAGGACTTCTTTATCTTCACCAAGATTCCAGACTTAGAATTATTCACAGAGATTTAAAGTCAAGCAATATCCTACTAGATGGGCAAATGAATCCGAAAATCTCAGACTTTGGCCTTGCTCGGACATTTGGGGGAGATCAAGTTGAAGCCAAAACAAGAAAACTTGTTGGAACATA TGGTTACATGCCTCCAGAGTATGTTGTGCATGGTCGCTACTCTATGAAATCAGATGTGTTTAGTTTTGGCGTGATTGTTCTAGAGATAATCAGTGGGAATAAGATTACAGGATTTTATGACCCAGAACACTCCCTCAACCTTGTTGGACAT gCTTGGAGACTCTGGATTGAACACATACCACTGGAACTGGTTGATGCACAATTACTTCAAACAATAAGATCTTCTGAAATCTTACGATATATACATGTGGGGTTGTTGTGTGTACAAGAAAAACCAGAAGATCGGCCAGACATGTCTTCTGCAATTCTTATGCTGAATGGTGAGAAAATATTGTCTCAACCAAAAAGTCCAGGATTTTATACCGGAAAAGACTTACCTGAAGCAATATCCCCATCTTCAAATCAGATGTCAGTTACAATTTTTGAGGCAAGATAA
- the LOC101499633 gene encoding G-type lectin S-receptor-like serine/threonine-protein kinase At4g27290 isoform X2 codes for MIDRNIIIELIILLFLSSHSRTCIARDTLSLNQSIVDGQTLVSSNGTFELGFFTPGNSKARYLGMWYKNLTPLTIVWVANRETPLSKNSGVLKLNENGVLVILNDTNNSIWSSNTTTKEAKNSITAQLLDTGNLVLKNGEENILWQSFDYPCDTLLPGMKLGWNLVTGLNRFESSWKSEDNPAKGDYSVSIDIRGYPQIVLKEGSVIRLRIGSWNGLGFTGYPTQPLKQTQKFEFVQTDKEVYHRYEVVDSSVVSIYKLSPSGKLRALAWTSETSDRIVIETGMEDSCDSYAMCGANSVCSMNGNVPKCECLKGYVPKFPDQWNISYWSNGCVSKNKSNCDNSYKDGFLKYNDIKLPDTSSSWYNKSMSLVECQRGCMKNCSCKAYANVDIRNGGSGCLLWFDDLVDMRMFSQWGQDLYIRVPSSDLDDVSVSGKGNKKKHIIQITFGVTISGFLTCACIIILIKRVEPRIYNLGQLFQLRQKYFKLKKEDSDLPIFDFPMIVKATSNFCSRNKLGEGGFGPVYKGTLIDGKEVAIKRNSKMSDQGLQEFKNEVLLIAKLQHRNLVKLLGCCIHKEENLLIYEYMPNRSLDYFIFDESRSKLLTWSHRSCIIDGIARGLLYLHQDSRLRIIHRDLKSSNILLDGQMNPKISDFGLARTFGGDQVEAKTRKLVGT; via the exons atgattgatAGAAATATCATCATAGAGTTAATAATTCTGTTGTTTTTATCTTCCCACAGTAGAACATGTATTGCACGAGATACTTTATCTTTGAATCAGTCTATTGTTGATGGCCAGACTTTGGTTTCGTCAAATGGAACCTTTGAACTAGGTTTCTTCACCCCTGGAAATTCAAAAGCTCGTTATTTAGgtatgtggtacaaaaatttaACCCCTTTAACAATCGTATGGGTAGCTAATAGAGAAACACCCCTCTCCAAAAATTCAGGAGTTTTAAAACTTAATGAAAATGGTGTTCTTGTGATtctcaatgacacaaacaacaGCATTTGGTCCTCTAACACAACAACCAAAGAAGCCAAAAATTCAATAACTGCACAGCTATTGGACACTGGAAATCTTGTGTTGAAAAATGGGGAGGAGAATATTTTGTGGCAGAGTTTTGATTATCCTTGTGATACATTATTACCAGGAATGAAACTTGGATGGAACTTAGTAACCGGACTGAACCGATTCGAATCGTCTTGGAAAAGTGAAGACAATCCAGCAAAGGGTGATTATTCTGTTAGTATTGATATCAGAGGGTATCCTCAAATAGTTTTGAAAGAGGGATCTGTGATAAGATTGCGAATAGGATCATGGAATGGACTCGGTTTTACTGGATATCCCACACAACCATTGAAACAAACGCAAAAGTTTGAATTTGTTCAAACTGATAAAGAAGTGTATCATCGGTATGAAGTTGTTGATAGCTCTGTTGTGTCGATATATAAACTCTCTCCTTCGGGGAAGTTGCGCGCTTTAGCTTGGACAAGTGAAACAAGCGATAGGATAGTAATTGAAACTGGCATGGAAGATTCGTGTGATAGTTATGCTATGTGTGGTGCTAATTCTGTTTGCAGTATGAATGGAAATGTTCCTAAATGTGAATGTTTGAAAGGTTATGTTCCTAAGTTTCCTGATCAATGGAATATATCATATTGGTCTAACGGTTGTGTTTCAAAGAATAAATCTAATTGTGACAATAGTTACAAAGATGGATTCTTGAAGTACAATGACATTAAATTGCCTGATACTTCTTCGTCGTGGTATAATAAGAGTATGAGTCTTGTGGAATGTCAAAGAGGGTGTATGAAAAATTGTTCGTGTAAGGCTTATGCAAATGTGGATATCCGAAATGGTGGAAGTGGTTGTTTGCTTTGGTTTGATGATCTGGTTGACATGAGAATGTTCTCTCAATGGGGACAAGATCTTTATATCAGAGTCCCTTCTTCAGATCTAG ATGATGTTAGTGTTAGTGGCAAAGGAAACAAGAAGAAGCACATAATACAAATCACTTTTGGCGTGACAATTTCTGGATTCCTCACATGTGCCTGCATAATCATACTTATAAAGCGAG TGGAAccaagaatatataatcttGGACAATTATTTCAACTGAggcaaaaatattttaaattgaagaaagaaGACTCGGATCTGCCAATATTTGATTTTCCAATGATTGTTAAAGCAACTAGTAATTTTTGTAGCAGAAATAAACTTGGAGAAGGTGGATTTGGACCAGTATATAAG GGTACACTGATAGATGGGAAAGAGGTAGCCATAAAACGGAACTCAAAGATGTCTGATCAAGGGTTGCAGGAATTTAAAAACGAAGTTTTGTTGATTGCAAAACTTCAGCACCGTAATCTCGTGAAGCTTCTTGGTTGTTGTATTCATAAAGAGGAAAATTTGTTGATCTATGAATACATGCCGAATAGGAGCTTAGACTACTTCATCTTTG ATGAATCTAGAAGCAAACTCTTGACCTGGTCGCATCGTTCGTGTATCATTGACGGCATTGCTAGAGGACTTCTTTATCTTCACCAAGATTCCAGACTTAGAATTATTCACAGAGATTTAAAGTCAAGCAATATCCTACTAGATGGGCAAATGAATCCGAAAATCTCAGACTTTGGCCTTGCTCGGACATTTGGGGGAGATCAAGTTGAAGCCAAAACAAGAAAACTTGTTGGAACATA A